One segment of uncultured Campylobacter sp. DNA contains the following:
- the trpA gene encoding tryptophan synthase subunit alpha, with protein MDKIKAAFAGKKANIGYIVAGYPSPAHTKEFLSNLDESAIDLLEIGIPYSDPLADGPEIFKASFSAAQNGVNAEKVFEILKGVQTHKPLVFLVYYNVIFAYGAREFVVQAARYGISGLIIPDLPYEENEEIFALCEELGIALIPLISVTSEHRAARVLSRARGFIYGVGAIGVTGSKQTPISRLKNMVTDLKKMSDLPVAIGFGIRNSSDVRATKEYADGAIIGTAIVNLCANYGGRELQNKIAELFN; from the coding sequence ATGGATAAGATCAAAGCGGCCTTTGCCGGCAAAAAGGCGAACATCGGCTATATCGTGGCTGGCTATCCGAGCCCCGCGCACACGAAGGAGTTTTTGTCAAATTTAGATGAAAGCGCGATCGATCTGCTTGAGATTGGCATCCCGTATTCCGATCCACTCGCGGACGGTCCGGAAATTTTTAAAGCGAGCTTTTCCGCGGCGCAAAACGGCGTAAACGCGGAGAAGGTATTTGAAATTTTAAAAGGGGTGCAAACGCATAAGCCGCTCGTGTTTTTGGTCTATTACAACGTGATCTTTGCCTACGGCGCGCGCGAGTTTGTAGTGCAGGCGGCGCGCTACGGCATCAGCGGACTAATAATCCCCGATCTGCCGTATGAGGAAAATGAGGAAATTTTTGCGCTTTGCGAGGAGCTTGGTATCGCGCTCATCCCGCTTATCAGCGTTACGAGCGAGCACCGCGCCGCGCGAGTTTTGAGCCGCGCGCGAGGCTTCATCTACGGCGTGGGCGCTATCGGCGTGACCGGAAGCAAGCAAACTCCGATCTCGCGCCTAAAAAATATGGTCACAGATCTTAAAAAAATGAGCGATCTGCCCGTGGCGATCGGCTTTGGCATTCGCAACTCTAGCGACGTTCGCGCCACGAAAGAATACGCAGACGGCGCTATCATCGGCACTGCGATCGTAAATTTATGCGCGAACTACGGCGGGCGCGAGCTGCAAAATAAGATCGCCGAACTTTTTAATTAA
- a CDS encoding TonB-dependent receptor has protein sequence MKKQILLVPLAIGAIGGANAAENNATKSQDLGQIVVQATVSAVDNLKYAGSVGILTENDLKAKTNVIDSIMRIPGVDGGMDMGRHIGRQFQIRGFGYQSDERVIIKQDGVRRSVGIYSNMISSFRTDSDILKRVEVVKGASSVLHGSGAIGGIVNMQTKSASDYLHDGKNVGLMLGQRLESNNMHSTRGAIYGKGEEIPIDVLLYGKRASYGNVKLADGGTHYAPGYDKTFNNEHIDTAFFKIGANLDDHRISFSAFDYDEKLHTLWQTLWKNDEDLFVHGNLSQRDYVFDWNFTPQNPLVDMSFKAYESKAEYKRGYIDGADTGNYANKDDRKGLEIKNISEFDTAFLHHSLAYGGDYERRQEDAIFIQNGVRNLSNFGSFPNRYDSYGLFAQDIIGFGDDVQLTLGGRYDRFNRNIKAKSTKFKDSRFSPRAAIAYAPIEGFTLLAGYSESFRAPTPHETSQAGPINRRFYYIPNPDLKPETVKEYELGFSFKKEQIFTDDHFNMKFIYFNGNIKDMIDIKPLPHLGVPPGGFSQQYGQYQNIDQAKRHGFELSSNYQTQDFDFGASFERLRIYNKKTHENINNHAKKLSAHAFYSPLHDLNLGFEVSHYFKPHSKPASYFARRTEYFYVDKAFTIANFRGSYKIKNGIIPALDGADVSFGVNNIFDKHYINANRTRETVAVGAGRNFYVDLEVRF, from the coding sequence ATGAAAAAGCAAATTTTATTGGTGCCGCTTGCGATAGGCGCGATAGGCGGAGCAAATGCGGCCGAAAACAACGCCACGAAGTCGCAAGATCTGGGTCAAATCGTCGTGCAAGCGACGGTGAGCGCGGTCGATAATCTCAAATACGCGGGCTCGGTCGGAATTTTAACCGAAAATGATTTGAAAGCCAAAACCAACGTGATCGATTCGATCATGCGGATCCCGGGCGTCGACGGCGGCATGGATATGGGGCGCCATATCGGCAGGCAGTTTCAGATCCGCGGATTTGGATATCAAAGTGACGAGCGCGTCATCATCAAGCAAGACGGCGTGCGCAGGAGCGTAGGGATTTACTCCAATATGATCTCATCTTTTCGTACCGATAGCGACATCTTAAAGCGCGTCGAGGTCGTAAAGGGCGCCTCATCGGTGCTGCACGGCTCGGGTGCGATCGGCGGTATCGTAAATATGCAGACAAAAAGTGCGAGCGATTATCTACACGACGGCAAAAACGTAGGCTTGATGCTAGGACAGAGGCTTGAATCAAACAATATGCATAGCACGCGCGGCGCGATTTACGGCAAGGGCGAAGAAATTCCGATCGACGTTTTGCTCTACGGCAAGCGCGCGAGCTACGGCAACGTCAAGCTTGCAGATGGCGGCACGCACTACGCCCCGGGCTACGACAAGACCTTCAATAACGAGCATATCGATACGGCGTTTTTCAAAATCGGCGCAAATTTGGACGATCATCGCATCAGCTTCAGCGCCTTTGATTACGACGAAAAATTACACACCTTATGGCAGACGCTATGGAAAAACGACGAAGATCTCTTCGTACATGGAAATTTAAGCCAAAGGGATTATGTTTTTGACTGGAATTTCACGCCGCAAAACCCGCTAGTGGATATGTCTTTCAAAGCCTACGAAAGCAAAGCCGAGTATAAACGCGGCTATATTGACGGCGCGGATACCGGCAACTACGCAAACAAGGATGATCGCAAGGGTCTAGAAATCAAAAACATTTCGGAATTCGACACGGCGTTTTTGCATCACAGCTTAGCCTACGGCGGTGACTATGAAAGGCGCCAGGAGGATGCGATCTTTATCCAAAACGGCGTTCGCAACCTCTCCAACTTCGGCTCCTTTCCGAATAGATACGACAGCTACGGCCTTTTCGCGCAAGATATCATCGGCTTTGGCGACGATGTGCAGCTTACGCTAGGCGGTAGGTATGATCGATTTAATCGCAATATCAAGGCAAAATCGACTAAATTTAAAGATTCGAGATTTTCTCCGCGAGCGGCGATCGCTTATGCGCCTATTGAGGGCTTCACGCTTCTAGCGGGATACAGCGAGAGCTTCCGCGCGCCTACGCCGCATGAGACGTCGCAAGCAGGACCGATCAACCGAAGGTTTTATTACATCCCAAATCCCGATCTAAAGCCCGAAACCGTCAAGGAATACGAGCTTGGATTTAGCTTTAAAAAAGAGCAAATTTTTACCGACGATCACTTCAATATGAAATTTATCTACTTTAACGGCAATATCAAAGATATGATTGACATTAAGCCGCTACCACATCTTGGCGTGCCGCCGGGCGGCTTTTCGCAACAATACGGGCAGTATCAAAATATCGATCAAGCCAAAAGGCATGGTTTTGAGCTAAGCTCAAACTACCAAACGCAGGACTTTGATTTTGGCGCGAGCTTCGAGCGACTTAGAATTTACAATAAAAAGACGCACGAAAACATAAACAATCACGCCAAAAAGCTAAGCGCACACGCCTTCTACTCGCCTCTGCACGATCTAAATTTAGGTTTTGAGGTAAGCCACTATTTTAAGCCTCATTCCAAACCTGCTTCCTATTTCGCTCGCAGAACGGAATATTTTTACGTCGATAAAGCTTTCACGATCGCAAATTTCAGAGGAAGCTACAAGATCAAAAACGGCATTATCCCGGCCCTTGACGGCGCGGATGTAAGCTTTGGCGTAAATAATATTTTCGATAAGCATTATATCAACGCAAACCGCACGCGCGAGACTGTGGCGGTGGGTGCTGGACGAAATTTCTACGTCGATTTGGAAGTAAGATTTTAG
- the yedE gene encoding YedE family putative selenium transporter, which translates to MNNVKWYIIAGAVLGVLGATLVHFGNPGNMGVCVACFLRDTTGALGFHRAAAVQYIRPEIIGLVFGGFLASVLWTREFAPVTGSSPFAKFFLGIFAMIGCLVFLGCPWRAFLRLGGGDLTALAGLAGLICGVLIGFLLKKRGYEASKEARLSGAIGILPVLLGAALLAALVFGLKTGEGGALFISAKGPGAQHAAVGISLAAGIIVGAVMHRSKFCSVGAFGRIFRGDFSMFWGVLSVIAFASIANIAFGQYKLGFEGQPIAHNDFVWNFLGMVLAGLCFSLSEGCPGKHLVQAGTGNLSSGIFVIGMAAGAAVAHNFLLASSAKGITEFAPYAVAIGFVFALYVGIFQRRVG; encoded by the coding sequence ATGAATAACGTTAAATGGTACATCATCGCAGGCGCCGTGTTAGGCGTGCTAGGTGCGACGCTAGTGCATTTCGGAAACCCGGGCAATATGGGCGTTTGCGTCGCTTGCTTTTTGCGCGACACCACCGGCGCGCTGGGCTTTCACCGAGCTGCCGCAGTACAATACATCCGCCCGGAGATCATAGGGCTCGTGTTCGGCGGCTTTTTAGCAAGCGTGCTTTGGACGCGCGAGTTTGCACCGGTTACCGGCAGCTCGCCGTTTGCGAAATTTTTCCTAGGGATTTTCGCGATGATCGGCTGCCTTGTATTTTTGGGATGTCCGTGGCGCGCGTTTTTGCGCCTAGGCGGCGGCGATTTGACCGCGCTAGCCGGGTTAGCGGGTCTGATCTGCGGCGTACTCATTGGGTTTTTGCTTAAAAAGCGCGGCTATGAGGCGAGCAAAGAGGCAAGACTTAGCGGCGCGATCGGAATTCTGCCCGTGTTACTGGGCGCTGCGCTGCTTGCGGCCTTGGTTTTCGGACTCAAAACGGGCGAGGGCGGCGCGCTTTTTATCTCCGCCAAAGGCCCCGGCGCGCAACACGCTGCGGTAGGCATCTCGCTGGCTGCGGGCATTATCGTGGGCGCGGTGATGCATAGAAGCAAATTTTGCAGCGTCGGCGCGTTCGGTAGAATTTTTCGCGGTGATTTCTCGATGTTTTGGGGCGTACTAAGCGTTATCGCGTTTGCAAGCATCGCAAATATCGCGTTTGGGCAATACAAACTCGGCTTTGAAGGCCAGCCTATCGCACATAACGACTTCGTTTGGAATTTCTTAGGCATGGTGCTCGCAGGACTTTGCTTCAGCCTCAGCGAGGGCTGCCCGGGCAAGCATCTAGTGCAGGCCGGCACGGGAAATTTAAGCTCGGGCATATTCGTCATCGGCATGGCGGCGGGCGCTGCGGTCGCGCACAATTTCTTGCTCGCAAGCTCGGCTAAAGGCATCACAGAGTTCGCTCCTTACGCGGTCGCGATCGGTTTTGTTTTTGCGCTTTACGTGGGGATTTTTCAAAGGCGCGTCGGCTAA
- a CDS encoding sulfatase-like hydrolase/transferase: MYFNSLFLNPFYDAAREYYLQLNPPVEAIKKQVYPYLAIPHPKAPIKRKNIVYIFLESFDRAYTDERNFAKLTPHLNALKNRIDFSEIHQVVDTGFTIKGLFGSHCAANYTFASAKDMASENFTKNIVCASEILHSLGYHTYFIKGADLNFQGTRGFLRQRDYDEIKGRDEILAVDPSVHTNEWGVDDDDMLRVAWNDFERLNKVGRPFLFSLLTIGTHTPSGFIPRSCEGLEYNENAVPMLRAVHCSNLLVSKFIEQIRSSPYAANTIIVLQNDHPLFYKNAIDGGFGDGLKDERDLFVILDDDLDGEFEIKKRGTSFDTFTTVLGYLGILDEMNFGRNLLSRESLPFDADDEFFVNASRILPKLSYDKAVRAQQESSK; this comes from the coding sequence ATGTATTTTAACAGCCTTTTTTTAAATCCTTTTTACGATGCAGCTAGAGAATATTATCTACAACTGAATCCGCCCGTAGAAGCGATTAAGAAGCAGGTTTATCCGTATCTAGCCATTCCACATCCCAAGGCTCCGATAAAGCGTAAAAATATTGTCTATATTTTTTTAGAGAGTTTTGATCGCGCCTATACTGACGAAAGAAATTTTGCCAAACTTACACCACATCTAAATGCACTCAAAAATCGTATAGATTTTTCTGAAATACACCAAGTAGTAGATACTGGTTTTACTATTAAAGGGCTGTTTGGTTCACACTGCGCTGCAAATTATACGTTTGCATCTGCCAAAGATATGGCTTCTGAAAATTTTACTAAAAATATTGTCTGCGCTAGCGAAATTTTACACTCTTTGGGATACCATACCTATTTTATAAAGGGCGCTGACTTAAATTTTCAGGGTACTAGAGGCTTTTTGCGTCAAAGAGATTATGACGAAATTAAGGGGAGAGACGAAATTTTAGCCGTGGATCCATCGGTTCATACTAACGAATGGGGTGTGGATGACGATGATATGCTTCGTGTGGCATGGAATGATTTTGAGCGTCTAAACAAAGTAGGTAGGCCGTTTTTGTTCTCACTTCTCACGATTGGTACGCACACTCCAAGTGGATTTATCCCGCGCTCATGTGAAGGGCTGGAATATAATGAAAATGCCGTGCCAATGCTACGCGCGGTGCATTGCAGTAACCTATTAGTGAGTAAATTTATTGAGCAAATCCGCTCAAGTCCATATGCAGCGAACACAATCATTGTACTGCAAAATGATCATCCGCTATTTTATAAAAATGCTATAGATGGTGGCTTTGGCGATGGACTTAAAGACGAGCGGGACTTATTTGTGATACTGGATGATGATTTGGATGGAGAGTTCGAGATCAAAAAGCGTGGTACCTCGTTCGATACTTTTACAACTGTGCTTGGGTATTTAGGAATCTTGGATGAGATGAATTTCGGCAGAAACCTGCTCTCGCGCGAGAGCTTACCATTTGATGCCGATGATGAATTCTTTGTAAACGCAAGTAGAATTTTACCCAAGCTTTCTTATGACAAAGCGGTACGAGCACAGCAAGAGTCTAGCAAATAG
- a CDS encoding glycosyl hydrolase: MVYFKHIFLALFCGALFCGVLYGENPNKISKQNFKSDFIWGVTIDDGWYEDVQDASGAKLQSIVRALQTLPAKPTVRVVMSKEISPREYEPLFRRLSEVSYVMACPVDSYEMSSYKSVKSYEKRFADAFAALAPYVQIWEIGNEINGEGWLGDDANFIAAKMIAAFELIHKKGAKTALTAYYTPSGAQKTQMREWLRKFVPQDMKEGLDYLFVSYYEDDNEGFAPDWSKIFTNLQSTFPASKLGIGECGNTAADATQASKKAMMRRYYTMPRYVQNYVGGYFWWYFVQDCVKGAEAGASNGKNRGARDKAKAADELLQSLIEAINEARREKN; encoded by the coding sequence ATGGTCTATTTCAAACACATATTTCTCGCGCTGTTTTGCGGGGCGCTGTTTTGCGGCGTACTTTACGGCGAAAATCCAAATAAAATTTCAAAACAAAATTTTAAATCTGACTTCATCTGGGGCGTTACGATCGACGACGGCTGGTACGAGGACGTGCAAGACGCCTCGGGCGCGAAGCTGCAGAGCATCGTGCGTGCCCTGCAAACCCTACCCGCAAAACCCACCGTACGCGTCGTAATGTCAAAAGAAATTAGTCCGCGCGAGTACGAGCCTCTTTTTAGGCGGCTTAGCGAGGTTTCGTACGTGATGGCCTGCCCCGTGGACTCCTACGAGATGAGCTCGTACAAAAGCGTGAAAAGTTACGAAAAGAGGTTTGCGGACGCCTTCGCCGCGCTCGCGCCCTACGTGCAGATCTGGGAGATCGGCAACGAAATAAACGGCGAGGGGTGGCTCGGGGACGATGCGAATTTCATCGCCGCTAAGATGATCGCGGCCTTCGAGCTCATCCACAAAAAGGGCGCCAAGACGGCGCTTACGGCGTATTATACGCCGAGCGGAGCGCAGAAAACGCAGATGCGTGAGTGGCTGCGAAAATTCGTGCCGCAGGATATGAAAGAGGGACTGGATTATCTTTTCGTAAGTTACTATGAGGATGACAACGAGGGTTTTGCGCCTGATTGGAGCAAAATTTTTACCAATCTGCAAAGCACTTTCCCCGCTTCAAAGCTTGGCATCGGCGAGTGCGGAAACACGGCGGCGGACGCTACGCAGGCTAGCAAAAAGGCGATGATGAGGCGGTATTATACGATGCCGCGCTACGTGCAAAACTACGTGGGCGGGTATTTTTGGTGGTATTTCGTGCAAGACTGCGTAAAGGGCGCCGAAGCAGGCGCCTCAAACGGCAAAAATCGCGGCGCGCGCGATAAAGCGAAAGCTGCAGACGAGCTGCTGCAAAGCCTAATCGAAGCTATAAATGAAGCTCGTCGCGAGAAAAATTAA
- the rpsU gene encoding 30S ribosomal protein S21 produces MPGVKVYPNESFDEAYRRFKKQTDRNLVVTEVRARRFFEPMTEVRKKQKISARKKMLKRLYTLRRYESRL; encoded by the coding sequence GTGCCTGGAGTAAAGGTATATCCGAACGAATCATTCGACGAAGCTTACAGACGCTTTAAAAAGCAAACCGATCGTAACCTAGTCGTTACCGAGGTGCGCGCGCGAAGATTTTTCGAGCCGATGACGGAAGTCCGCAAAAAGCAAAAGATTTCCGCTCGCAAGAAGATGCTTAAGCGCCTTTATACGCTACGTCGCTACGAGTCCCGCTTGTAG